Proteins found in one Armatimonadota bacterium genomic segment:
- the purE gene encoding 5-(carboxyamino)imidazole ribonucleotide mutase — protein MGNGKAVVGIVLGSASDMAQVESCVEVLRELDIAYEITVASAHRTPEEATTFARTARERGLKVIIAAAGWAAHLPGVLAAHTTLPIIGLPIGSSPLGGKDALYAMVQMPPGVPVATVGIDTGRNAGILAAQILGVADDAVAERLARMKEDMAEKVRQAARKLAAEQ, from the coding sequence ATGGGCAACGGGAAGGCTGTCGTCGGGATCGTTCTCGGAAGCGCATCGGATATGGCGCAGGTAGAATCCTGCGTCGAGGTGCTCAGGGAACTGGACATCGCCTACGAAATTACCGTGGCTTCGGCGCACCGGACGCCGGAGGAGGCCACCACCTTCGCACGCACCGCCAGGGAGCGCGGGCTGAAGGTCATCATCGCCGCTGCGGGATGGGCCGCACACCTGCCGGGAGTTCTCGCGGCGCATACCACTTTGCCCATCATCGGCCTGCCCATCGGAAGCTCGCCTCTTGGCGGCAAGGACGCTCTCTACGCTATGGTGCAGATGCCCCCCGGCGTCCCGGTGGCCACTGTGGGCATCGACACCGGGCGCAATGCGGGCATTCTCGCGGCACAGATCCTGGGTGTCGCGGATGACGCCGTTGCGGAGCGTCTGGCGAGAATGAAAGAAGATATGGCAGAGAAAGTCCGGCAGGCCGCGCGCAAGCTTGCCGCCGAGCAGTGA
- a CDS encoding sugar phosphate isomerase/epimerase: MMRLCGHTMGTPGYDVYESADLFAELGLNAMEIRCAVDGHLCLEAVGEADARAVADYARGKGIGIACLTPYYRDFGTDESSIQTLAGLEIAARAASWMDCGLVRAMAGVWPVEGRERSDILARTVDGLRWAGDVAAEHGVRLAVENHIGTLAMSAEETAEFIARVNHPMVGVLLDFYWNVVAGDESPREVIDLLGGSILHCHVKNLVWVEGRHTTVLLEDGIIDWTEVLRELHRSGFQGYLSDEYEKYWKPEFPGPEVGMRANAEYLRRCAEKAGVPLTQGD; the protein is encoded by the coding sequence ATGATGAGGCTCTGCGGGCACACCATGGGGACGCCCGGATATGATGTCTACGAATCCGCCGATCTCTTCGCGGAACTCGGTTTGAATGCCATGGAGATCCGCTGCGCCGTCGACGGTCATCTCTGCCTGGAAGCGGTTGGGGAAGCAGACGCCCGCGCGGTGGCCGATTATGCGCGAGGAAAGGGCATCGGCATCGCCTGCCTGACCCCATATTACAGAGACTTCGGCACCGATGAATCCTCCATACAGACCTTGGCCGGGTTGGAGATTGCGGCGCGCGCAGCATCGTGGATGGACTGCGGCCTCGTGCGGGCGATGGCGGGAGTCTGGCCGGTGGAGGGCCGCGAGCGCAGTGACATCCTGGCGCGCACCGTCGACGGGCTGCGCTGGGCCGGTGATGTTGCCGCTGAGCACGGGGTTCGCCTTGCCGTCGAAAACCACATTGGCACGCTGGCGATGTCCGCCGAGGAAACCGCAGAGTTCATCGCCCGGGTCAATCACCCGATGGTAGGAGTACTGCTGGACTTCTACTGGAACGTGGTGGCAGGGGACGAGTCGCCGCGCGAAGTCATCGACCTGCTCGGCGGCAGCATACTGCACTGCCACGTGAAGAACCTGGTGTGGGTGGAAGGGAGACACACCACGGTTCTGCTCGAGGATGGGATCATCGACTGGACGGAAGTACTCCGGGAACTGCATCGTTCCGGCTTCCAGGGATACCTAAGCGATGAATACGAGAAGTACTGGAAGCCCGAGTTCCCGGGGCCTGAAGTGGGCATGAGGGCGAACGCGGAGTATCTGCGGCGGTGCGCGGAGAAAGCCGGGGTGCCCCTGACTCAGGGGGACTGA
- a CDS encoding YdcF family protein, which translates to MFFPLSKILGGLCLPFTQVLLLLAAFAFLVRRRPRAAWVCFWTALLGMYALSTRPVADLITRPLEEQFPRTALPACVDAIVVLGGATDLATSLPERLEFGSAADRFIEGVILAKKYPDAALVFSGGTSSLFDSSRLEAPWLAEYAEKLGVPRAQIRAERRSRNTRENAVETATILRAEGRTSVLLVTSAFHMPRSMGCFHQVGVYPVPYPVDFRTQSAPYDLMSLMPNINNLADASHSIREYWGLLIYSLKGYL; encoded by the coding sequence ATGTTTTTCCCCCTGTCGAAGATCCTGGGAGGGCTCTGCTTGCCCTTCACTCAGGTCTTGCTGCTTCTGGCGGCCTTCGCGTTCCTCGTGAGGCGCCGTCCCCGCGCGGCGTGGGTCTGCTTCTGGACCGCTCTTCTCGGCATGTACGCCCTGAGCACTCGCCCGGTTGCCGACCTGATCACCCGCCCGCTTGAAGAGCAGTTTCCGCGGACTGCTCTGCCTGCCTGCGTCGACGCCATCGTGGTCTTGGGCGGAGCGACAGATCTCGCCACATCGCTCCCGGAGCGCCTCGAGTTCGGTTCCGCCGCGGACCGCTTCATCGAAGGAGTCATCCTCGCGAAGAAGTACCCGGACGCCGCACTGGTCTTCTCCGGCGGTACGTCGAGCCTGTTTGACTCCTCGCGCCTGGAAGCACCCTGGCTTGCAGAGTACGCGGAGAAGTTGGGGGTCCCGCGGGCGCAGATCCGGGCAGAGCGGCGGTCGCGCAATACCCGCGAGAACGCCGTGGAGACCGCCACCATCCTGCGCGCCGAAGGCCGGACTTCCGTGCTGCTCGTGACGTCGGCATTCCACATGCCCCGGTCCATGGGATGCTTCCACCAAGTCGGGGTGTATCCCGTCCCGTACCCGGTGGATTTTCGCACCCAGAGTGCCCCGTACGATCTGATGTCCCTGATGCCGAACATCAACAACCTGGCGGATGCGAGCCACTCCATTCGCGAATACTGGGGGCTCCTGATCTACAGCCTGAAGGGGTATCTCTAA
- a CDS encoding HAD family phosphatase: MGKTTWAMIFDVDGVVADTEALNARASVLMFKELYGVTVQAEDFRAFVGTGDERYVEGVAEKYGVSIDTVAAVERRKDNFFRLLRDAPLPAMAGVLELVQAGRESPEILLAIATSGNKDKQFPVIEGTGLRLDWFDAVITGDDVTRKKPDPQIYLVTAERLGIAPARCVVFEDAPAGVEAAKAAGMRCVAVTSSVDADQLRAADRVVTSLAEVSIPALAELIGAR, from the coding sequence ATGGGGAAGACAACCTGGGCGATGATCTTTGACGTCGACGGCGTGGTCGCGGACACAGAGGCTCTCAATGCCCGCGCCAGCGTCCTGATGTTCAAGGAGCTGTACGGCGTCACAGTGCAAGCGGAGGACTTCCGGGCCTTCGTGGGCACAGGCGATGAGCGATACGTGGAGGGGGTGGCCGAGAAGTACGGGGTCAGCATAGACACCGTTGCGGCTGTTGAGCGACGGAAAGACAACTTCTTCAGGCTCCTGCGCGATGCTCCCCTGCCCGCGATGGCTGGAGTGCTCGAACTCGTGCAAGCTGGGCGCGAAAGCCCCGAGATACTCCTGGCAATCGCGACTTCGGGCAACAAAGACAAGCAGTTTCCGGTCATTGAGGGCACCGGGCTGAGACTCGACTGGTTCGACGCCGTGATCACCGGAGACGATGTCACCCGCAAGAAGCCGGATCCCCAGATATACCTGGTGACCGCGGAACGCCTGGGCATCGCTCCTGCGCGTTGCGTGGTTTTCGAGGACGCTCCGGCGGGTGTGGAAGCGGCGAAAGCCGCCGGGATGCGGTGCGTGGCGGTGACCAGCTCGGTTGATGCCGACCAGTTGCGCGCCGCGGACCGCGTGGTGACAAGCCTTGCTGAGGTAAGCATTCCGGCTCTGGCCGAACTCATCGGAGCTCGGTGA
- a CDS encoding phosphoribosylformylglycinamidine cyclo-ligase encodes MDRKVTYKDAGVDIEAQDKAASLFADAVRETYTDQVICGLSDFGGMMALGRGYSDPVLVAGTDSVGTKLMIAFAMDKHDTIGQDCVAMCVDDIVCQGARPLLFLDYVGSGVRDPEQTAALVTGVARACKTVGCALLGGEMAELPGLYKTGEYDLVGFAVGVVERSEIIDGSQVACGDVVLGLASDGLHSNGYSLARKVLLEIGGYTVDTHLPELGCTLGEALLTPTRLYAPAIMAALDAGIVPHALAHITGGGLPDNVARCIPSGLCAVIEKESFPRAPIFDLIRRIGNVDEPEMYRTFNMGIGMVAICGPDKAGAMRAALEACGETVYEIGRIEGDCEKVRLV; translated from the coding sequence ATGGACCGCAAGGTGACCTATAAGGATGCCGGAGTGGATATCGAGGCCCAGGACAAGGCCGCGAGTCTGTTCGCCGACGCCGTGCGTGAAACCTACACCGACCAGGTGATCTGCGGGTTGTCGGATTTCGGCGGGATGATGGCTCTGGGCCGGGGCTACTCGGACCCGGTCCTGGTCGCAGGCACCGACAGCGTTGGCACAAAGCTGATGATAGCCTTCGCCATGGACAAGCACGACACCATCGGCCAGGACTGCGTCGCCATGTGCGTGGATGACATCGTCTGTCAGGGCGCGCGGCCTCTGCTGTTTCTGGACTATGTTGGCAGCGGCGTGCGGGACCCTGAGCAGACGGCGGCCCTCGTCACCGGGGTCGCACGGGCCTGCAAGACGGTGGGCTGCGCGCTTCTCGGCGGCGAGATGGCCGAGCTTCCCGGGCTGTATAAGACCGGCGAGTATGACCTCGTGGGGTTCGCCGTGGGTGTGGTGGAACGCTCGGAGATCATCGACGGTTCCCAGGTGGCGTGTGGTGACGTGGTCTTGGGCCTCGCTTCGGACGGCCTGCACAGTAACGGATACTCGCTGGCGCGCAAGGTGCTTCTGGAGATCGGCGGCTACACCGTCGACACGCATCTTCCGGAACTCGGCTGCACTCTGGGCGAAGCCCTACTCACTCCCACGCGGCTCTACGCCCCGGCGATCATGGCGGCGCTGGATGCCGGGATTGTGCCCCATGCGCTGGCCCATATTACCGGCGGCGGCCTTCCGGACAACGTCGCCCGGTGCATTCCCAGCGGCTTGTGCGCGGTGATCGAGAAGGAGAGTTTCCCGCGAGCACCCATATTCGACCTCATCCGCCGCATCGGCAATGTCGATGAGCCCGAGATGTACCGAACCTTCAATATGGGCATCGGGATGGTGGCCATCTGCGGTCCCGACAAGGCAGGTGCCATGCGCGCGGCGCTTGAGGCATGCGGAGAGACAGTCTACGAGATCGGCCGAATTGAGGGCGACTGCGAGAAGGTGCGGCTGGTCTGA
- a CDS encoding sugar phosphate isomerase/epimerase codes for MPGPDILISCLHYDWDTPEEALDRACNEFGLQGVEFSWPHPALDEACLSMLSVLAADMGLALSVHVWGDLARSGPDAGGEMLAEWLRICRIGGFGQVVLHGGSHVDQATGLAVTRQVLQAALPAYEAAGVVICLENHYAYTYHDSRELFSTPTEFLELFGHLQSPCLRFLLDFGHSHMNGNTEEMLRELSPWLTNTHLADNRGVDDDHLAFGQGTLPWEPVLTLCRDLGYSGPFTVEFPVREETMDCFVACKDTIHRLYA; via the coding sequence TTGCCGGGACCCGACATTCTCATCAGTTGCCTGCATTACGACTGGGACACGCCCGAGGAGGCGCTGGACCGCGCCTGCAATGAGTTCGGACTGCAAGGCGTGGAGTTCTCCTGGCCCCATCCGGCATTGGACGAGGCGTGCCTGTCCATGCTGAGCGTCTTGGCGGCGGATATGGGCCTTGCGCTCTCCGTTCACGTCTGGGGCGACCTCGCCCGGTCAGGTCCGGATGCAGGAGGCGAGATGCTGGCCGAATGGCTGCGCATCTGCAGGATCGGTGGGTTCGGCCAGGTTGTGCTGCACGGAGGCAGCCACGTCGATCAGGCCACCGGACTGGCTGTCACCCGGCAAGTCTTGCAGGCCGCCCTACCAGCATACGAGGCTGCAGGCGTGGTGATCTGCCTCGAAAACCATTACGCCTACACTTACCACGACAGCCGCGAGCTGTTCAGCACACCCACCGAGTTCCTCGAGCTCTTCGGGCATCTGCAGAGCCCGTGTCTCCGCTTCCTGCTGGATTTCGGGCATTCCCACATGAACGGGAACACCGAAGAGATGCTGCGGGAGTTGTCGCCGTGGCTTACCAACACCCACCTGGCCGACAACCGAGGCGTGGACGACGACCATCTCGCCTTTGGGCAGGGAACGCTGCCATGGGAGCCCGTTCTGACCCTGTGTCGCGACCTGGGCTATTCCGGGCCTTTCACAGTAGAGTTCCCGGTGCGCGAAGAGACGATGGACTGCTTTGTCGCCTGCAAAGACACAATCCACCGGCTGTACGCCTAG
- a CDS encoding sugar phosphate isomerase/epimerase, with the protein MKKSIYYGSVMPKLSDVERMRLCAEAGYDGVEIPQYATQEETEAAAQAASDAGIHIHSVMCSTHWGFPLSSTDEEVREKGVEGVKDALRVAKWAGADVVLVVPAVVNDDVSYAAAYELSRKSLYEALPTAEELGITMALENVWNKFLLSPLEFRDYIDDFGHELIKAYFDVGNILLYGYPHQWIDILGERIVRVHVKDFDVNTRQFVALLTGSVDYPRVVNALRGVGYDGYLTAELAVYRQYPEQFVFDTARHLQCIIDSPA; encoded by the coding sequence GTGAAGAAATCGATCTACTACGGTTCGGTAATGCCCAAGCTAAGCGACGTCGAGCGCATGAGGCTCTGCGCCGAAGCCGGGTACGACGGTGTGGAGATCCCTCAGTACGCAACGCAGGAGGAGACCGAGGCGGCTGCTCAGGCCGCCAGCGACGCGGGGATTCACATCCACAGTGTCATGTGCAGCACACATTGGGGTTTCCCGCTGTCCAGCACCGACGAGGAAGTGCGGGAGAAGGGGGTCGAGGGGGTCAAGGACGCGTTGCGCGTGGCCAAGTGGGCGGGCGCCGACGTGGTTCTCGTGGTCCCAGCCGTGGTGAACGATGACGTGTCCTACGCCGCAGCCTATGAGCTGAGCCGCAAGAGCCTCTATGAGGCCCTGCCAACTGCGGAAGAGCTTGGCATCACAATGGCCCTGGAGAACGTCTGGAACAAGTTCCTGCTGAGCCCGCTGGAGTTCCGCGATTACATCGACGATTTCGGCCACGAGCTGATCAAGGCGTACTTCGACGTGGGCAACATTCTGCTCTATGGGTACCCGCACCAGTGGATCGACATCCTCGGCGAGCGCATCGTACGGGTACACGTGAAGGACTTCGATGTGAACACCCGGCAGTTCGTGGCTCTGCTAACGGGCAGCGTGGACTACCCGCGGGTAGTCAATGCCCTTCGCGGCGTGGGTTACGATGGGTATCTTACCGCTGAACTGGCCGTCTATCGCCAGTATCCCGAGCAGTTCGTCTTCGACACCGCCCGGCACCTTCAGTGCATCATCGACAGTCCCGCCTGA
- the dnaB gene encoding replicative DNA helicase: MPPDRLPPQDLEAEQACLGAMLIEAGATARAMSIVKEEDFYRDAHRIIFRAMLEVHNRTEPVDIVTVAAELRRQGKLEQVGGGEYLTALINQVPTSAHVGRYATIVAEKSVLRQLIAAGSKIQGLGYANPQDIGEVLDQAEQSIFEIAQRRTGGDFVHIGPAVLDTFEKLDQKFNNPGFISGVPTGLVDFDEQTSGLQPGDLIIVAGRPSMGKTSLAIANFALHAAVQGNVGVGIFSLEMSKSQLAEMLLCAQARVNSWALRRGIATQEDWNAIGNALGFLPNAPIYIDDTPGIPVLELRSKARRLKATYDVGLIVVDYLQLASMSQYAESRYQEVSAIARSLKSLARELNVPVVALSQLSRLVERREDKRPILSDLAESGAIEAEADLVCFLYRPDYYKRKAEMENSEDQATVAEARRRLDEPGEAEIIIAKHRNGPIGTVNVLFNPKFRVFDNLITSRDGASPV, encoded by the coding sequence GTGCCCCCCGACCGCCTGCCGCCGCAGGACCTGGAGGCGGAACAGGCGTGCCTGGGTGCGATGCTCATCGAGGCCGGCGCCACCGCGCGAGCGATGAGCATCGTCAAGGAAGAAGACTTCTACCGAGATGCCCACCGCATTATCTTTCGCGCGATGCTCGAGGTGCATAACCGCACCGAGCCCGTTGACATCGTGACCGTGGCCGCTGAACTGCGCCGCCAGGGCAAACTGGAGCAGGTCGGCGGCGGCGAGTATCTCACCGCGCTCATCAATCAGGTTCCCACCTCCGCTCACGTCGGCCGCTACGCTACCATCGTGGCGGAGAAGTCGGTCCTGCGCCAGCTCATCGCGGCCGGCAGCAAGATACAGGGGCTGGGCTACGCCAACCCCCAGGATATCGGCGAGGTGCTGGACCAGGCTGAACAGAGTATCTTCGAGATTGCCCAGCGGCGCACCGGCGGCGATTTCGTGCACATCGGCCCGGCGGTGCTGGACACCTTCGAGAAGCTGGACCAGAAATTCAACAACCCCGGATTCATCAGCGGCGTGCCCACCGGCCTCGTGGACTTCGACGAACAGACATCCGGCTTGCAGCCCGGCGATCTCATCATCGTGGCCGGCCGTCCTTCCATGGGCAAGACGTCGCTGGCTATCGCCAATTTCGCCCTCCACGCCGCCGTTCAGGGCAATGTGGGTGTGGGCATTTTCAGCCTTGAGATGTCCAAGAGCCAGCTTGCTGAGATGCTCCTGTGCGCCCAGGCGCGGGTCAACTCGTGGGCACTGCGGCGGGGGATCGCCACCCAGGAGGACTGGAACGCCATCGGCAATGCCCTGGGGTTTCTGCCCAATGCGCCCATATACATCGACGATACCCCGGGCATTCCGGTGCTCGAATTGCGCTCCAAAGCACGGCGGCTCAAAGCCACCTACGATGTCGGCCTCATCGTTGTGGACTACTTGCAGCTCGCGAGTATGAGTCAGTACGCCGAGAGCCGCTACCAGGAAGTCTCAGCTATCGCTCGGTCACTCAAGAGCCTGGCCAGGGAACTCAATGTACCTGTGGTGGCGCTGTCCCAGTTGAGCCGTCTCGTTGAGCGCCGCGAGGACAAGCGTCCAATCCTGTCTGACCTCGCGGAAAGCGGCGCGATCGAGGCCGAAGCCGACCTTGTGTGCTTCCTGTACCGGCCTGACTACTACAAGCGAAAGGCCGAAATGGAGAACTCGGAAGATCAGGCGACCGTTGCCGAAGCCCGCAGGCGCCTGGATGAGCCGGGCGAAGCGGAGATTATCATCGCCAAACACCGCAATGGCCCCATCGGCACGGTCAACGTGCTGTTCAACCCCAAGTTCCGCGTCTTCGACAACCTGATCACGTCTCGGGATGGTGCCAGCCCAGTATGA
- a CDS encoding amidophosphoribosyltransferase yields the protein MQTARPCGQGACGTSGCRLLPERTWRDACGVFGIWGPGEDVARRTYFGLYALQHRGQESAGIAVGDGETVRLHADLGLVSQVFDEEIIAGLRGQVAVGHVRYSTTGSNVPENVQPMVGEHRSGRFAVAHNGNLINTVALRDELKRQGHVFKSTSDTAVIAKLIETSPADSVEEAVAEIMPRLKGAYSLALCTADSLIAVRDPNGVRPLCIGRMNGSWVTASETCALSVVGASFVREVQPGQIVVLNGSGQRVIEAMQPDRSACCIFEFIYFARPDSHIYGRSIYMSRLRMGELLAQQAPVDADLVIGIPESAIPHAMGYASQSGIPYGEGFIKNRYIHRTFIMPDQRLREAGVRMKLSPLPEAVAGKRVVVVDDSIVRGTTTGPEIDLLREAGAKEIHLRISCPPIRFPCFYGIDTSTRKELIAARLDVDEICRHVRADSLAFLDMDSLVEAVGLPKINFCTACFDETYPIEIPADLQITKYDLEAEKTQV from the coding sequence ATGCAGACGGCACGACCCTGTGGCCAGGGCGCCTGCGGTACATCGGGTTGTAGGCTGTTGCCCGAGCGCACCTGGCGAGACGCCTGTGGCGTGTTCGGTATCTGGGGGCCGGGGGAAGACGTGGCGCGGCGCACATACTTTGGCCTGTACGCCTTGCAGCATCGGGGGCAGGAGAGCGCCGGAATCGCCGTGGGCGATGGGGAGACCGTGCGCCTGCATGCGGACCTGGGCCTGGTGTCACAAGTCTTCGATGAGGAGATCATCGCCGGTCTGCGGGGACAGGTGGCGGTCGGCCATGTGCGTTACTCAACCACGGGCAGCAATGTTCCCGAGAACGTGCAGCCCATGGTCGGCGAGCACAGGTCTGGCAGGTTCGCCGTGGCCCATAACGGGAACCTCATCAACACAGTGGCTCTGCGCGACGAACTCAAGCGGCAGGGCCACGTTTTCAAGAGCACCAGCGACACCGCCGTCATTGCGAAACTGATCGAGACCAGCCCCGCCGACAGTGTTGAAGAGGCCGTTGCCGAGATCATGCCGCGCCTCAAAGGCGCTTATTCTCTGGCCTTGTGCACCGCCGACAGTCTCATCGCCGTGCGCGACCCCAACGGCGTCCGCCCTCTCTGCATTGGTCGTATGAACGGTTCGTGGGTCACCGCGTCGGAGACTTGCGCGCTGAGCGTTGTAGGCGCGAGTTTCGTGCGTGAAGTTCAGCCCGGCCAAATCGTGGTGCTCAACGGGTCTGGGCAGCGTGTCATCGAAGCCATGCAGCCCGACCGCAGCGCCTGCTGCATCTTCGAGTTCATCTACTTCGCCCGCCCTGACAGCCACATCTACGGGCGCAGCATTTACATGTCCCGCCTGCGCATGGGTGAACTGCTCGCCCAGCAGGCGCCGGTGGACGCGGACCTGGTCATCGGGATCCCCGAAAGCGCAATTCCCCACGCCATGGGTTACGCCAGCCAGTCCGGCATCCCCTACGGCGAGGGATTCATCAAGAACCGCTATATCCACCGGACCTTCATCATGCCCGACCAGCGCCTGCGGGAAGCCGGGGTGCGCATGAAGCTGTCTCCCTTGCCGGAGGCGGTGGCCGGTAAGCGCGTGGTTGTGGTAGACGACTCCATCGTCCGCGGCACCACCACAGGGCCGGAGATCGACCTTCTGCGCGAGGCAGGCGCGAAGGAAATTCACCTGCGCATCAGTTGTCCGCCCATCCGGTTCCCCTGTTTCTATGGCATCGACACATCCACTCGCAAGGAACTGATCGCGGCCCGGCTGGATGTCGACGAGATATGCCGGCACGTACGCGCCGACAGCCTCGCCTTCCTGGACATGGACAGTCTGGTGGAAGCTGTTGGCCTGCCGAAGATCAATTTCTGCACCGCCTGCTTCGATGAGACTTACCCTATCGAGATCCCGGCGGACCTGCAGATCACCAAGTACGACCTGGAAGCCGAGAAGACCCAGGTATGA
- a CDS encoding HAMP domain-containing histidine kinase yields MSQPTARKLTTEHHHESPAETIRRLRARVAELERLTQALERESREKSLYLASLSHEMKAPLNAINGFAELLADTSYGSLDSEQQRFVSRIAEAGQHLLGLINDVIDIARIDAGRLQVDVQPVRINRAIEQVALISRGLAREYDVSLRFDPDPADPLVLADDRRLKQVLFNLISNASKYSGAGSVVRVHSASENGHVRVSVTDQGVGIRPEDQKRVFEPFERTEAATRMADGTGLGLPLSRRLVELQGGEMGVISKPGEGSTFWFTLPIVHETSAPSQDDLEGAETRPTRYAG; encoded by the coding sequence ATGTCTCAGCCAACGGCCCGTAAGCTGACCACAGAGCACCATCACGAATCCCCAGCTGAAACGATCCGCCGACTGCGCGCCCGAGTCGCGGAGCTTGAACGCCTAACGCAGGCTCTTGAGCGAGAGAGCCGCGAGAAGTCACTGTACCTGGCAAGCTTGAGCCACGAAATGAAGGCGCCACTCAACGCGATCAATGGTTTCGCGGAACTGCTTGCCGACACCTCGTATGGATCTCTGGACTCGGAACAGCAGCGATTCGTCAGCCGCATCGCCGAAGCGGGACAGCACCTGCTGGGCCTGATCAACGACGTGATCGACATCGCCCGTATCGATGCCGGGCGGCTGCAAGTCGACGTGCAGCCGGTCCGCATCAACCGGGCGATCGAGCAGGTCGCCCTGATCAGTCGCGGCCTGGCACGTGAGTATGACGTGTCCCTGCGCTTCGACCCGGACCCTGCCGATCCTCTGGTCCTTGCGGACGACAGGCGGCTCAAGCAAGTCCTGTTCAACCTCATCTCCAACGCCTCCAAGTACTCCGGGGCGGGGTCCGTCGTCCGAGTGCATTCGGCGAGTGAGAATGGGCATGTCCGTGTCAGCGTCACCGATCAGGGCGTCGGCATCCGACCAGAGGACCAGAAACGCGTTTTCGAGCCATTTGAGCGTACCGAGGCCGCCACGCGCATGGCCGACGGAACAGGCCTCGGCCTGCCGTTGAGCAGACGTCTTGTCGAACTCCAGGGCGGCGAGATGGGCGTGATCAGCAAACCGGGGGAGGGGAGCACTTTCTGGTTCACGCTCCCAATCGTGCACGAGACCTCTGCGCCTTCGCAAGACGACCTCGAAGGGGCGGAAACGCGCCCGACCCGGTACGCCGGCTGA
- the purD gene encoding phosphoribosylamine--glycine ligase produces the protein MKVLLIGSGGREHAIAWKLSRSDSVREIVCAPGNAGIGSVARCVPADVEDVPGLVELTRQEKPDLVVIGPERPLILGVVDELRDLGVPVYGPTKAAARLEGSKAFTDEILARHGISKKQFRVFDEPGPAKDYIADRGAPIVVKADGDAFGKGVKVAGTVEEAWEFVDRCMVDAEFGPAGKRLVIEECLTGQECSILAFTDGETVAPMVPSQDHKRIGEGDTGDNTGGMGCYSPVPVADDALVAQCVEQFLRPTVRAMAEEGTPYSGTLYGGIILPDTGPEILEYNVRFGDPETQVILPRLKSDLGEVLLATAEGRLSRVEVEWSDETCVCVVIASGGYPGKYEKGKVIQGIERAEEDDRVMVFHAGTALSDGKIVSAGGRVLGVTALGDGYRDALDRCYAAVEKIHFDGMYYRRDIGWRALA, from the coding sequence ATGAAGGTCCTCCTCATCGGCTCCGGTGGCCGCGAACACGCCATCGCCTGGAAACTCAGCCGCAGCGACAGCGTCCGCGAAATCGTCTGCGCTCCGGGAAACGCGGGCATCGGCAGTGTGGCCCGGTGCGTTCCGGCGGACGTCGAGGATGTGCCGGGGCTGGTGGAGCTCACGCGGCAGGAGAAGCCCGACCTCGTCGTCATCGGGCCTGAGCGCCCGCTGATCCTGGGTGTGGTGGACGAGCTGCGGGATCTTGGCGTTCCGGTGTACGGACCCACGAAGGCAGCCGCGAGGCTCGAAGGCAGTAAAGCCTTCACCGACGAGATCCTGGCGCGGCACGGCATCTCGAAGAAGCAGTTCAGAGTGTTCGACGAGCCGGGCCCGGCGAAAGACTATATCGCTGACCGTGGCGCACCCATCGTGGTCAAAGCCGACGGCGACGCCTTCGGCAAGGGCGTCAAAGTGGCCGGCACCGTGGAAGAGGCCTGGGAATTTGTGGACCGCTGCATGGTCGACGCTGAGTTCGGGCCTGCCGGCAAACGCCTTGTCATCGAAGAGTGCCTGACGGGGCAGGAGTGCTCGATCCTTGCGTTCACCGACGGCGAGACCGTGGCGCCCATGGTGCCCTCACAGGATCACAAGCGCATCGGCGAGGGTGACACCGGGGACAATACTGGCGGTATGGGCTGCTACTCCCCGGTCCCGGTGGCCGACGACGCTCTGGTCGCGCAGTGCGTGGAGCAATTTCTGAGGCCCACGGTGCGGGCAATGGCGGAAGAGGGCACGCCGTACTCCGGGACCCTCTACGGCGGTATCATCTTGCCCGACACGGGGCCGGAGATCCTCGAGTACAACGTGCGTTTCGGTGACCCGGAAACCCAGGTGATACTCCCGCGCCTCAAGAGCGATCTTGGAGAAGTGCTACTTGCCACGGCCGAGGGAAGGCTTTCGCGGGTCGAAGTGGAATGGTCTGACGAGACCTGCGTCTGCGTGGTCATCGCCTCGGGCGGCTACCCGGGGAAGTACGAGAAGGGCAAAGTAATCCAGGGCATCGAGCGGGCCGAAGAGGACGACCGGGTCATGGTCTTCCACGCGGGCACGGCTCTCTCGGACGGCAAGATCGTCAGCGCCGGCGGCCGGGTACTAGGAGTGACCGCCTTGGGCGACGGCTACAGGGATGCGCTGGACCGCTGCTACGCGGCGGTCGAGAAGATCCACTTCGACGGTATGTACTATCGCAGAGACATCGGCTGGCGGGCACTGGCGTAG